TCCAACTGTTGTCCGCCGAATACAGTCCGCACTATTGCCGAAGTAAGCAACTACTTCTACAGCATGGACGATAAGGGGCTCTACGTAGATCTGTATGGAGGCAACATCCTGGAGACCCGGTTGAAAGACGGAGGGCATATCCGGCTGGAGCAACAGACGGACTATCCCTGGGAGGGCACTATCCGTATTACGATCAAAGAGGCCCCTGTCAACGCCATGGATATCGCCCTGCGTATTCCGGGCTGGTGCCGGCAGGCGACCATCAGTGTTAACGGGAGGAACATAGCGCAATCCATCCAGCCCGCACAACTTACCGCTGCATCTTACCACAAAATACACCGCCAATGGAAAGCGGGTGATCAGATCATCCTGACCCTCGACATGCCGGCCACGCTGCTGACATCGAATCCCCTCATAGAGGAGACCCGCAACCAGGTAGCGATCAAGCGGGGGCCGGTAGTGTACTGTCTGGAATCGCCCGATCTGAAAGGGCAACCGCTGACCGACATCCTGATCCCCGCCAATATCCGTCTGACGCCCAAAACAATGAAAATCGCAAATGGGCGTATTACAGCCCTCGAAGGGGAGGCGCGCAAGCTAGCTTCCACTAACTGGAATAACGCCTTGTATCAGCCTCTAAATAACGTTTCGCGTCCACTCCCCATCACCCTGATACCCTACTATGCCTGGGCGAACCGTGGGAGCAGTGATATGAGTGTCTGGTTACCTCTTCTCCGGTGACCTGCTTTAGAGGGAGGTAGCCGGTGCAATCTGCCTTTGGTCAGGATTCGGTTTATTTTTCATCAGGTAAGCTTTCTCCTACGTTTCTCCTACGTTTTAAGACGTAAGAGAAACGTAGGAGAAAGCTTACCTGATGACTTCCTGAAACAACCAAATTGATAGTTCAACACCAGGTTGCTTCTCCCGGAACAAGCCCAAAACTTCCCGGAATTCTGCGCGATGCTCCGGGACTGCGACAAACTACTGCAGTCACACGACCCTGTATTCCTACTACAAAAAGTATCATTCCGCCATCTAAAACCTGAAAATTCGGTACAACTACTGCCCCCAATCCGCGAAAATTGAACTAACTTGTATCCATTGTTTGGGATTGTTCAGCGAGCGTTTACGGTTAACAACAGCAGCATTTTATCCACCCAATTATAAGTACGATGTATCAACCAAATCTAACTAAGTTATTAGGAAGTCTGTTCTTTGCCTGTTTTATGTTTTTGGGGGCCCGCGCCCAGGTAACCACCGCAACACTCAGTGGTATCGTTAAGAACGAAGCAGGACAACCCCTGCCCGGCGCTACTATCCGGGTGACCTTTGCCGATGCAGGGATCAATAAAGGGCTCGTCACCAAATCGGACGGTAGTTTCGTGGTACCCAACCTGCGTGTCGGCGGACCATACACTGTAACTGCGTCATACACCGGTTTTGCGACCGAAACCGCTACGGGTGTATATCTTACCCTGGGGCAGAACACGGCCCTGGACCTGCGGCTGCAGGAAACAGCCGGTAAACTTAATGAGGTGGTGATCAGTGGTCGCTCTACTATTTTCAATGACCAGCGTACCGGTGCCTCTACGAACATCAGCGGTCAGCAGATCAGGCAATTGCCGACGATCTCACGTTCGGCGGATGACTATCTGCGTATTACACCGTCCGCTTCCCCGACGTATAACGGGATCTCTTTCGCAGGAAGGAACGGGCAGTATAACAATTTTTCGCTGGATGGCGCTGTGTTCAACAACCCGTTCGGACTGGATGCGCCGGCTCCCGGCGGACAAACAAACGCGCAACCTATTTCCCTGGATGCGATCGATCAGATACAGATCAATATTGCACCCTACGATGTGACCCAGTCTGGCTTTACCGGTGCGGGCGTGAACACCGTAACAAAGAGCGGTAGCAACAAGTTCGGCGGAACGGTGTATGCCTTCTACAGGAATGATGCAATTTCCGGCGATAAGATAGACGGCGAAAAACTGAAGGTGCCAACCCTTGAACACTTCCAGGGAGGATTCTCCTTAGGCGGTGCGGTTAAAAAGGATAAACTGTTCTATTTCGTGAACTTCGAGACAGAACAGCGCACCGATGGTGCAAGTGCCTATGTGGCCAGGAATAACAGTAATGCCGGTGATGTGACGACCTCCCGCGTATTGGAGTCAGACCTTATAGCCGTACAGAATGCACTGCAGCAACGTTTCGGATATGCGACAGGTCCTTACCAGGATTATGAGTACAAAAGGAAGAACTACAAGTGGCTGGCAAAACTGGATTGGGTGATCAATAGCCAGCACTCACTTTCCTTTACGTATAATGGTCTGGATGCGTCACAGGAGAAAGGCGCACATCCCAATGCGATCAACCGTCGTGGGCCGGACGCTATTACCCTGCAATTCCGGAACTCCGGTTACAAGATGATCAACAAACTGCATTCCTTCGGGCTCGAACTGAAGTCTAACTTTAATGATACATATTCCAATAAGTTCCGTGCCGTATTTACTACTTTCAGGGACAAACGTGATCCGTTCTCCTCACCATTCCCGGTGCTGAACATTACCAAGTATAACGTACCCTATATTGTAACCGGGTATGAACCGTTCTCTATCAATAACCGCCTGAACCAGGATGCACTTCAGTTGACCGACAACTTCAACATCATCCTGCCAAAGCATACACTGACCATTGGCGCTTCCTATGAGCAGTTTAAGTTTGGAAACTCCTTTAATCTGACAGGTTTTGGGTTTACCGTATTCTCCGGTGTAGACATCGCGACGTTCCTGGGTAATGTAGCATCCGGGGGATATGATGCCAATGTGACCTATGCGAAGAACCGTGTAGCAGCAGACCAGTGGACGTGGTATTACCTTACTGTCGGACAGCTGTCAGCCTATCTGCAGGATGAATTCAGCGTAGCGCCTAACTTCAAACTGACTTATGGCGTCCGCTTTGACAAGGCACTCTATTTCCCATCCAAAGCAAGCTATAACAGCCCGAACGTGAATGCTGACGGTACCTTCGCAGGCACTTTTGTGGAAGGTTCTCCCACCGTTCCCAATACAGACAACCTGACCCTGTTCGATGAGAACGGGAATCCGGTGAGGAATGGTCCGGGCCAGTCGATAGACAACACCCGTATGCCGAGTGGGAAGATACTCGTGTCTCCACGTCTCGGCTTCAACTGGGATATTAAAGGCGATAAGACCATACAGCTGAGAGGTGGTACAGGATTGTTCACCGGCCGTTTCCCGTTTGTATGGCTGGGTAATGCGATCGGTAATCCATTCACTGGCTACTACAACGTGACTGCGCATAACTTTAAATGGCCGCAGATCTGGCGTTCCAATATCGGACTGGATTACAAACTGCCGATTGGTACAGTGCTGAGCGCGGATATCGCTTATTCCAAGGATATCAATGCGATGATGGTGCGTGACTATGGACTGGGTACACCAACAGGTACACTGAATTCCGGCACCGGCGACAATCGTGAAGTTTATCAGACAGCAGATAAGGGCAACACAGGTACGTATGTCTTCACAAATGTGAAAGCAGGGTATTCGTTCAACGGTACCTTCCAGGCGCAACAGACTTTCGGCAAAGGGTATTTCCTGATGATGGGATATAACTACCTCGTGGCGAAAGATGCGAGCTCTATCTCCGCAGAGATCTCCGGAGATGCCTTCGACCGCAACCCGATACTGGGTAATGCTAACAGGGCCGTGGAATCTACTTCCCTGTACGGAAACAAACACCGTATTACTTTTGCCGGTATCAAGAAGTTTGAATATGGCAAAGGGAAATATGCGACCACCATCTCCTTCTTCGCTAACTGGACAAGCGGTAACCGCTTCTCTTATGTGTATGGTGGTGATGTGAATAATGATGGCTCATTTGCCAATGACCTGATGTATGTACCTACAGCTGGGGAGATCAGAAGTATGAACTTCGCTACGCTCACCGATGCGGAAGGTAACACACAGAACGCTGCTGCGCAGGGAGCTGCACTGGAAGCGTTCATTAGCCAGGATAAATACCTGAATGGTCATCGGGGGCAGTACACCGGTAAGTATGCGGGCGAAACGCCCTGGTTTAGTCAGATAGATATGCGTGTACTGCAGGATTTTAACTTCAAGGGAAAGGAAAAGACAAGTACTATACAGGTGAGCTTTGATGTCGTGAATCTCGGGAATCTGATCAGTAGTAAATGGGGATTGCGGAAGTATGCGAGCAATAGTGGTTATTATCAGCCGTTGGCTTTTGCCGGCAGGGATGGTAGTGGCAAGGCTATCTACCAGTTCGATCCTTCACAGCGAAAGACGTTTATTACAAACCCTGATCTGATTTCAAGGTGGCAGTTGCAGTTGGGGATAAGGTATTCATTCTGATGATATGGATATGATTTTAAAAGCCGCCCCGGGTAACCGGGGCGGCTTTTGTACTGAGGGAATGTAGTCATGCCGTAAGTCTGATGGCCTCTTTGTTAAATGCTTATCATTATCGCCTGCTGATTATACGGTGGGGAAGGAATATTTTAAACGCAGGGAAACCCTGCTATAAAGCTTTTGAGATACCAGTATTTCTCCTTTAATTACTATATTTATCGCCTAAAACAACCAATCACCATTCCTATACCCAAACATGAGTAGCCGAACAACCCGTATAGACATCTACGATAAAAGAGAAAATAAAATTACCGCTGTAGCCGTTGAACAGCTGGGCTCCCAACTGTTTACATTAACCGAATACGTAGGCCCTTACTTTAGCGTACGTCAGGGCGAAGTATTTAAAACCCGGCTTAATAAAGACGGTCAGCATGAGCTGCTCAGCGTACTGAAAGGAGACAAATATACAGAGCGGGTGTTTTTATCGCCTGTTATCTATGAGGAAAGTATTTATCGTCCGGTAGCAGATGAAATAGCAAAACAGGGAGGATACCTGGATATACGATTTGATCATGCTATTGTGGTAGTATTGCCCAGGACAAGTACTTTTGACCCTGTTCAGTTGTTTCTTCAATACAACATGGAGGCTAATGAAGTATAAAGCTGCTGTTTGCCACACTACCAACAGCCTGCATCTTAAAAATATAACTCTTGATAAATATAGATGAAACAATAGGCATTCTGATCATTCAGGAAGTGGGGGGAAGTATTGTGCTACACATAGTGCTGGCTGCCGATGGCACTATTCATAGAATGGGCCAGAACAAAGCGGAGCACCACGCTAATGGCACGTTTATCGGTCGTACAGATCCCAAACTATTTAATGAATTGAAATCTTCCCTGCATCCGGACATGCTATCAGTATTTCAGCACCAGATAGAGAACTGGGACATAGAGGGGCAGCCCTTTAACACGAAAGTGATCTGCAAAACAAAAGATAGGAAGACCGGAGTGGAGTCCACGTATGGGGGACAATATACCGGGCCGTCGGACGTGGTTACCGCTTTTGTGACAAAAGCCGTTCAGCTAACTGACCCATGGTATGCTGAGCAGCATCAGGTAGCTGAGACGGAGAAGGCGGCAATGAAACCCTGGTGGAAGGTGATGTGTAACCTTAATGGCTAATACCCGCTTTCTTTATTAATTTATTTTTTACCCTCACCTTTGAAATATAATTTATGATCAATGTAAATGACATTACAGGCATCATGGTAAGCCTGGAAGTAGATAAACGTATTGTACTGTATATTCTGATTGCTCCGGACGGTATTATTAAAAGACTTGGCGATGGCCGGGCAGATTGTAAGGAAACGCAGGCATTCATAGGACGTGTGGAGCCCGGTATCTTTAAAGAATTGAAAGCCGCCTATACCCAGGAAATGGCTAATTCTTTAAATCAATATTATGAGATACATGAAATAAAGGGGCAATTATGCGATCTCAAAGTAATGGTAGACGTGAATGGCGTCGAAGGCTATACACAGTTCGTATATGGAACAGCATCTGTGGGGCCATCACGCGACTTCGCAGACTTCGCTGCCAGGGCTGTGTCGCTCACTAATCCATGGTATGCTGAGCAGCACCGGATAATGGCGGAGGAAAAAGCTGCCAAGGCTGCAAAAGAAGTCAACGTGGAGAAGAAATCCTGGTGGAAACCCTGGTAAAATGGTATAAGTTAAAAAGGGAGCGTCTACATTGACGCTCCCTTTTTAACTTATACCATTATTTATTCGCTCTTTGTCTTTCTTCTTCACTCGCCGTCTGCCTCTTACGGGTAGGAGAGATATTTTTACCGAACTTATAGGAGAAGGACAGTGCTACGTTTCGCGTGTCGCTTTTGATATGTGTACCGTTCCGCTGTTGTGCATAAGCGATATCCAGTCTGTAGGGGTTGTCATAGAAGATATCCGCAAAGGCCAGTTTGATAGTGCCCTGTTTCTTCAACACAGATTTACTGAACCCAATACTTACATCAGAGGTCTTGTATACATACAGCACGCCCTGGTAGAGTGGGGATCTGTAGTTAGCGTTTAGCTCTGCTTTAATACCCAGCTTTTTACTGAGGGTGAATGACTGACTGGTACTAAGTTCTGTTACAAAATTATGTGTGGCAAAGTAACCATCGGTGAACATAGAATGCTGACGGCGGAACGCTCCCCAGAGGGTAACAGTCATTTCCCACCACTTTGCCGGACTCACATTCGTCTGGAACTGTAAAGAGTAATCGTCGATCAGGTCCAGGTTCTGCTGTGTGTCGTAGAAAGTCCTGGTGGCATTATCCTGTACAGTCACATTACTCATTAATCCTTTCATACGATGGAACCCCGCGGTCAGCGTATGATTTTCCTTAAAGGTGTAGTTCAGTTCTCCGTTTGTAAAGATAGCGGGCTGCAGGGCCGGATTACCCTGCTGGAAGCTGTATGGACTGGTATAGAACCTGGCAGGATTCAGCTGCATGTATCCGGGACGTTCTATACGACTGTCGAGGTTGAGGCTGAACACATGGTCGTCAGACGGTTTGTAGGAAACGAGGACGGTCGGGAAAAGACGGAGGTAGTTCTTTTTGTTGATGGTGTTTAGCGTAATGGAATTGCCGGTGATACGGGTGTATTCCGCTCTCAGACCGCCCTGTAATGACCACTTACCGATTGTACGGCTAGCGCTGGTATAGGCTGCAGAGGTGTTCTCTGTGTACCTGAACTCATTACTTCTGCCGGCATCGTATACAGGCTTGGAAGCAACATCATAGTACAGGAAAGAGTTATCAGAAGAAATGCTGTTGTACTTAACACCAGACTCCATATCCCACCTGCCGGCCAGCTTATAGGTAAGGTCGATCTTGCCTGACCAGATGTCTATACGCTGGGAGGACGGCGTGAAGATATCGAAGTTGCGATTGAAGCTGCCATCAGGTATGTAACTGATAGTGTTCACATATTGGTCAGATGTATTTTTATATGGTACGTAGTCCAGGTCAATATTCATACTGGTGCCGGCACTGTCCAGGTTCAGTTTATAATTCACGTTGAAGCTATAATTGCTGGTAGTACCGTTGGAATAGTTGCCCGTACGCAATAGTGAGTCAGCAACAGTACGGTGATCGTTGTAGACCGATGTGGCGATGTTAGCGGTGTTCGTTTTCTCTGAATTGAATCCTGTCATACGGAAGCCGAATACCTGTTTGGTATCAATGTTATAGTCAGCGCCTAATTGATAGCTATGGGATTTAGTGACGGGATCGAGTGTACGGCTATTGCGCCAGTCTGCATAAGCACCAGGCGTTTCATAGATAGCATAGCCATCTAAACGGCGGCGGATCTGCTTATCTGTATAACCATAGTTGCCATATATGTTCAGTTTTTGCTGACGGTAATTGAACGTACCGTTTACCATATAGCTTGGCAATGTAGCCTGGGTATAGGCAGCTCCTGCTGAGCCATTGAAGCCTTGTTGCCTGGACTTTTTAGTGATGATATTCACAATACCGCCACCCTGTGCATCGTATTTGGCAGACGGAACTGACATTACCTCAATCTTGGAAATATTGTCTGCCGGCAGGCCACTCAGATAGGCTGCCAGGTTCTCACCGGTCATTTGTACAGGTTTTCCATCCATATACACTGTTACGCTTTTGTTATTAGCAGTAACCTGTCCGTTATCGTTGGTCTGTACACCAGGTGCTCTGCGTAAGGTTTCCCAAACGTTGCTGCCGCTGGCGAGTATGCTATTTTGTACGTTGAATACCACACGGTCCGGTTTACGTTCTACCTGTGGTGTACGTCCGCTGATAACAATGTCTTTCAGCTGTTGTACTTTCATGGTATCAGCTACGGGTTGTTGCTGCGCGTGTGTCAGGGAGGGCAGGAAGGAGAGTGCGAGTATGTAAAGGATCGTTTTCATCATAATTGGTTTGTTGATGCAAACGTATTCCGAAGGGGTGTAAACGAAAGTTAAGTTCGGTTAAATAAAGTTAAATCGGCCGCAGGGGCGAGCTTTGAGGTTATAAAATGTATATTTTCGGGTTATGAAATGGCTTTCCGCAAAATACGCTTACCCACTTGTTGTTGTGTCCGTGCTGGCCAGTATCATCTTACAGGTGATATGGCTGCAGCAATTGTTTAACGGACAACGTTCTCAGGCAAAGCAACAGATAGAGCAGATCGTGAATAATGCTGCCAGGGATAATATGTATAATAGTCTGAAGAAGCTGGGGCTTACTGATACCCTGCTGACGCCATTCT
The DNA window shown above is from Chitinophaga agri and carries:
- a CDS encoding TonB-dependent receptor, with protein sequence MYQPNLTKLLGSLFFACFMFLGARAQVTTATLSGIVKNEAGQPLPGATIRVTFADAGINKGLVTKSDGSFVVPNLRVGGPYTVTASYTGFATETATGVYLTLGQNTALDLRLQETAGKLNEVVISGRSTIFNDQRTGASTNISGQQIRQLPTISRSADDYLRITPSASPTYNGISFAGRNGQYNNFSLDGAVFNNPFGLDAPAPGGQTNAQPISLDAIDQIQINIAPYDVTQSGFTGAGVNTVTKSGSNKFGGTVYAFYRNDAISGDKIDGEKLKVPTLEHFQGGFSLGGAVKKDKLFYFVNFETEQRTDGASAYVARNNSNAGDVTTSRVLESDLIAVQNALQQRFGYATGPYQDYEYKRKNYKWLAKLDWVINSQHSLSFTYNGLDASQEKGAHPNAINRRGPDAITLQFRNSGYKMINKLHSFGLELKSNFNDTYSNKFRAVFTTFRDKRDPFSSPFPVLNITKYNVPYIVTGYEPFSINNRLNQDALQLTDNFNIILPKHTLTIGASYEQFKFGNSFNLTGFGFTVFSGVDIATFLGNVASGGYDANVTYAKNRVAADQWTWYYLTVGQLSAYLQDEFSVAPNFKLTYGVRFDKALYFPSKASYNSPNVNADGTFAGTFVEGSPTVPNTDNLTLFDENGNPVRNGPGQSIDNTRMPSGKILVSPRLGFNWDIKGDKTIQLRGGTGLFTGRFPFVWLGNAIGNPFTGYYNVTAHNFKWPQIWRSNIGLDYKLPIGTVLSADIAYSKDINAMMVRDYGLGTPTGTLNSGTGDNREVYQTADKGNTGTYVFTNVKAGYSFNGTFQAQQTFGKGYFLMMGYNYLVAKDASSISAEISGDAFDRNPILGNANRAVESTSLYGNKHRITFAGIKKFEYGKGKYATTISFFANWTSGNRFSYVYGGDVNNDGSFANDLMYVPTAGEIRSMNFATLTDAEGNTQNAAAQGAALEAFISQDKYLNGHRGQYTGKYAGETPWFSQIDMRVLQDFNFKGKEKTSTIQVSFDVVNLGNLISSKWGLRKYASNSGYYQPLAFAGRDGSGKAIYQFDPSQRKTFITNPDLISRWQLQLGIRYSF
- a CDS encoding outer membrane beta-barrel protein; protein product: MKTILYILALSFLPSLTHAQQQPVADTMKVQQLKDIVISGRTPQVERKPDRVVFNVQNSILASGSNVWETLRRAPGVQTNDNGQVTANNKSVTVYMDGKPVQMTGENLAAYLSGLPADNISKIEVMSVPSAKYDAQGGGIVNIITKKSRQQGFNGSAGAAYTQATLPSYMVNGTFNYRQQKLNIYGNYGYTDKQIRRRLDGYAIYETPGAYADWRNSRTLDPVTKSHSYQLGADYNIDTKQVFGFRMTGFNSEKTNTANIATSVYNDHRTVADSLLRTGNYSNGTTSNYSFNVNYKLNLDSAGTSMNIDLDYVPYKNTSDQYVNTISYIPDGSFNRNFDIFTPSSQRIDIWSGKIDLTYKLAGRWDMESGVKYNSISSDNSFLYYDVASKPVYDAGRSNEFRYTENTSAAYTSASRTIGKWSLQGGLRAEYTRITGNSITLNTINKKNYLRLFPTVLVSYKPSDDHVFSLNLDSRIERPGYMQLNPARFYTSPYSFQQGNPALQPAIFTNGELNYTFKENHTLTAGFHRMKGLMSNVTVQDNATRTFYDTQQNLDLIDDYSLQFQTNVSPAKWWEMTVTLWGAFRRQHSMFTDGYFATHNFVTELSTSQSFTLSKKLGIKAELNANYRSPLYQGVLYVYKTSDVSIGFSKSVLKKQGTIKLAFADIFYDNPYRLDIAYAQQRNGTHIKSDTRNVALSFSYKFGKNISPTRKRQTASEEERQRANK